A window of Exiguobacterium sp. FSL W8-0210 contains these coding sequences:
- the nusG gene encoding transcription termination/antitermination protein NusG, whose protein sequence is MEKQWFVVQTYSGFENNVKANLERRIESMNMDEKIFRVLVPIETVQEEVTNKKGETKIKEREVKIFPGYVLVEMVMTDDSWYVVRNTPNVTGFLGSVGGGSKPTPLLPEEAENILGSMGLVDLKSRYDFSLGQIVRIKEGAFENLEGTIEELDTDAEKMKVSVDMFGRETKVELDFAQVDKID, encoded by the coding sequence ATGGAGAAACAATGGTTTGTCGTCCAAACGTATTCCGGATTCGAAAATAACGTCAAGGCGAACCTTGAACGTCGGATTGAATCCATGAACATGGACGAAAAAATCTTCCGTGTACTCGTTCCGATTGAAACGGTACAAGAAGAAGTAACGAACAAAAAGGGAGAAACGAAAATCAAGGAACGTGAAGTCAAGATCTTCCCGGGGTATGTCCTCGTTGAGATGGTCATGACGGATGATTCCTGGTATGTCGTCCGGAATACTCCGAACGTCACGGGCTTCCTCGGATCAGTCGGCGGCGGTTCAAAACCGACACCGCTCCTTCCGGAAGAAGCAGAAAACATCCTTGGATCAATGGGTCTCGTCGATCTGAAGAGCCGTTACGACTTCTCACTCGGACAAATCGTCCGAATCAAAGAAGGAGCTTTCGAAAATCTCGAAGGTACGATCGAGGAGCTTGATACAGATGCTGAGAAAATGAAAGTCTCTGTTGATATGTTCGGTCGCGAAACGAAGGTCGAGCTTGATTTCGCACAGGTCGATAAAATCGATTAA
- the rplK gene encoding 50S ribosomal protein L11, whose protein sequence is MAKKVMKLVKLQIPAGKANPAPPVGPALGQAGVNIMGFCKEFNARTQDQAGLIIPVVITVFEDRSFTFITKTPPAAVLLKKAAGIESGSGEPNRKKVATVKRDKVREIAETKMPDLNASSVETAMLMVEGTARSMGIVIED, encoded by the coding sequence GTGGCGAAGAAGGTTATGAAACTCGTAAAACTTCAAATTCCTGCGGGCAAAGCAAACCCAGCTCCACCAGTTGGACCGGCACTCGGTCAAGCAGGTGTGAACATCATGGGCTTCTGTAAAGAGTTCAACGCTCGTACACAAGACCAAGCCGGCTTGATTATCCCTGTAGTCATCACGGTTTTTGAAGATCGTTCATTCACATTCATCACTAAAACTCCTCCAGCAGCAGTTCTCTTGAAGAAAGCAGCTGGAATTGAGAGTGGTTCAGGTGAACCGAACCGTAAGAAAGTAGCGACTGTCAAACGTGACAAAGTTCGTGAAATCGCTGAAACAAAAATGCCAGACCTTAACGCATCATCTGTTGAAACAGCAATGTTGATGGTTGAAGGTACTGCACGTTCTATGGGTATCGTAATCGAAGACTAA
- the rplA gene encoding 50S ribosomal protein L1, producing MGKKYKEAAKLIDRTVSYELAEAVDLTKKSATAKFDETIELAVRLGVDPKKADQQIRGAVVLPHGTGKTQKVLVFAKGEKLKEAEAAGADYAGDAEYINKIQQGWFDFDVIVATPDMMGEVGKLGRVLGPKGLMPNPKTGTVTFDVTKAINDIKAGKVEYRVDKSGNIHVPVGKKSFDNEKLVDNINTVIETLVKVKPATAKGVYLKNIAIASTMGPGVKVSSADFAK from the coding sequence ATGGGTAAGAAGTACAAAGAAGCTGCTAAGCTTATCGATCGTACGGTTTCATACGAACTCGCAGAAGCTGTAGATTTGACTAAAAAATCTGCAACTGCGAAATTCGATGAGACTATCGAATTGGCTGTTCGTCTCGGAGTAGATCCGAAGAAAGCAGACCAACAAATCCGTGGAGCAGTCGTATTGCCACACGGTACTGGTAAAACACAAAAAGTTCTCGTCTTCGCGAAAGGTGAGAAATTAAAAGAAGCGGAAGCTGCTGGAGCAGATTACGCTGGTGATGCTGAGTACATCAACAAAATCCAACAAGGATGGTTCGACTTCGACGTTATCGTCGCGACACCAGACATGATGGGTGAAGTTGGTAAACTTGGTCGCGTTCTCGGACCAAAAGGCCTCATGCCAAACCCGAAAACAGGTACAGTTACATTTGACGTCACAAAAGCAATCAACGATATCAAAGCTGGTAAAGTTGAGTACCGTGTCGACAAATCAGGTAACATCCACGTTCCTGTCGGTAAAAAATCATTCGATAACGAGAAACTCGTTGATAACATCAACACAGTTATCGAAACTCTCGTAAAAGTTAAGCCTGCTACTGCTAAAGGTGTATACCTTAAGAACATCGCGATCGCTTCTACAATGGGTCCTGGTGTAAAAGTATCTTCAGCTGACTTCGCGAAATAA
- the rplJ gene encoding 50S ribosomal protein L10 gives MANEKVIAVKADLVSEIAEKLQASAGTVVVDYRGLTVEEVTELRKQLREAGVEFKVYKNGLLRRAAVQSNLEGLDEVFTGPSAIAFSNEDVIAPAKILNDFAKTHKALELKGGIIEGKVTSVEDVKALAELPSREGLLSMLLSVLQAPIRGLAVATNAIAEQKEEQSA, from the coding sequence ATGGCAAACGAAAAAGTTATCGCTGTCAAAGCGGATCTCGTATCTGAGATCGCTGAGAAACTCCAAGCGAGCGCAGGAACAGTTGTCGTCGACTACCGTGGTCTCACAGTAGAAGAAGTCACTGAACTTCGTAAACAACTCCGCGAAGCGGGCGTTGAATTCAAAGTTTACAAAAACGGTCTCCTCCGCCGCGCGGCAGTTCAAAGCAACCTCGAAGGTCTTGATGAAGTCTTCACAGGTCCTAGTGCGATCGCCTTCAGCAATGAAGACGTTATCGCGCCAGCTAAGATCTTGAACGACTTCGCTAAAACGCACAAGGCTCTCGAACTTAAAGGTGGTATCATCGAAGGCAAAGTCACTTCAGTAGAAGATGTCAAAGCCCTTGCGGAACTTCCATCACGCGAAGGTCTCCTTTCGATGCTCCTCAGCGTGCTTCAAGCGCCAATCCGTGGACTCGCGGTGGCAACGAACGCAATCGCAGAGCAAAAAGAAGAACAATCTGCTTAA
- the rplL gene encoding 50S ribosomal protein L7/L12, with product MAFNKEQFIEDLKGMTVLELNELVKTIEEEFGVSAAAPVAVAGAGAGAAAEEQTEFDVILTNAGSGKINVIKAVRELTGLGLKEAKALVDGTPAPVKEGVSKEDAEAMKAKLEEVGATVEVK from the coding sequence ATGGCTTTCAACAAAGAGCAATTTATCGAAGACCTCAAGGGCATGACTGTTCTTGAACTTAACGAACTCGTAAAAACAATCGAAGAAGAATTCGGCGTATCAGCAGCAGCTCCAGTAGCAGTTGCAGGTGCTGGCGCAGGCGCAGCAGCTGAAGAGCAAACTGAATTCGACGTTATCCTTACTAACGCTGGATCTGGTAAAATCAACGTCATCAAAGCAGTTCGCGAATTGACTGGTCTCGGTCTTAAAGAAGCGAAAGCTCTCGTAGACGGAACTCCAGCACCAGTTAAAGAAGGCGTTTCGAAAGAAGACGCTGAAGCAATGAAAGCTAAGCTTGAAGAAGTTGGCGCTACTGTAGAAGTTAAGTAA
- a CDS encoding class I SAM-dependent methyltransferase: MADHYYTNDPSSKRDPKTWEYVLRGQTLRFTSDHGVFSKNGIDFGSRLLIEAFTEPAVAGDILDVGCGYGPMGIALSKSTGRPAHLIDVNERALELAADNARANGVSVTTGVSDGYDGVGESTFAAIVTNPPIRAGKTVVHRILREAYDHLVVGGELWVVIQKKQGGPSAKKLMEDVFGMCETVTRDKGYSIFKSIRS; this comes from the coding sequence ATGGCGGATCATTATTATACGAATGACCCTTCATCGAAACGAGATCCGAAGACGTGGGAATATGTCCTGCGTGGTCAGACGCTCCGCTTTACATCGGACCATGGTGTCTTTTCGAAGAACGGAATCGATTTTGGTTCCCGTCTGTTGATCGAGGCATTCACGGAACCGGCTGTAGCGGGAGACATCTTGGATGTCGGTTGCGGATACGGACCGATGGGCATCGCGCTTTCGAAGTCGACGGGTCGTCCGGCGCACTTGATCGATGTCAATGAACGGGCGCTCGAACTAGCGGCAGACAATGCGCGCGCGAACGGTGTTTCCGTGACGACCGGTGTGAGTGACGGGTATGATGGGGTAGGCGAATCGACATTCGCAGCGATCGTGACGAATCCACCGATTCGGGCGGGAAAAACGGTCGTTCATCGTATTCTCCGGGAAGCGTATGATCACCTTGTCGTCGGCGGCGAGCTTTGGGTCGTCATTCAAAAGAAACAAGGTGGACCATCAGCGAAGAAATTGATGGAAGACGTATTCGGTATGTGTGAGACAGTTACCCGCGATAAAGGGTACTCGATATTTAAATCAATTCGGTCTTGA
- the rpoB gene encoding DNA-directed RNA polymerase subunit beta: protein MTGQLVQYGRHRQRRSYARISEVLELPNLIEIQTNSYEWFLREGLREMFHDISPISDFTGNLVLEFIDYSLGEPKYSIDESKERDVTYSAPLRVKVRLQNKETGELKEQEVFMGDFPLMTESGTFIINGAERVIVSQLVRSPSVYYNNKLDKNGKRGFSATVIPNRGAWLELETDAKDIVYVRIDRTRKIPVTVLLRALGFGTDQEIIDLLGDDEYLRNSLEKDNTESTEKALIEIYERLRPGEPPTVENAKALLVSRFFDPKRYDLANVGRYKINKKLHLKNRLFGQKLAETLVDPETGEVIAEAGTVLDRRMLDKVLPFLEGSVGYIEATPTGGVTQGEAFNLQSIKVFAPDDAEGERIINIIGNGNIDRDIKHITPADMIASINYFFNLLHEVGTTDDIDHLGNRRLRSVGELLQNQFRIGLSRMERVVKERMSIQDQNAITPQALINIRPVIASIKEFFGSSQLSQFMDQTNPLAELTHKRRLSALGPGGLTRERAGFEVRDVHYSHYSRMCPIETPEGPNIGLINSLSSYAKVNEYGFIEAPYRRVDPETGVVTDEIHYMTADEEDLYVVAQANMLLTEEKTFKDSHVLSRFRGQNLSVEPARVDYMDVSPKQVVSAATACIPFLENDDSNRALMGANMQRQAVPLLNPESPIVGTGMEYVSAKDSGAAVVAKHAGIAERVTAREILVRRTTEVDGNIVEGELDRYKIQKFIRSNQGTCYNQKPIIKAGDPVDKGEILADGPSMDGGELALGRNVLVGFMTWDGYNYEDAVIMSERLVKDDVYTSIHIEEYECESRDTKLGPEEITRDIPNVGDDALKNLDDRGIIRVGAEVKDGDILVGKVTPKGVTELTAEERLLHAIFGEKAREVRDTSLRVPHGGDGIILDVKIFDRDNGDELSPGVNQLIRAYIVQKRKIHEGDKMAGRHGNKGVISRILPEEDMPYMPDGTPIDIMLNPLGVPSRMNIGQLLELHLGMAARQLGIKVASPVFDGAREEDVWATIEEAGMDRDAKTVLYDGRSGEAFDNRISVGVMYMIKLAHMVDDKLHARSTGPYSLVTQQPLGGKAQFGGQRFGEMEVWALEAYGAAYTLQEILTIKSDDTIGRVKAYEAIVKGENVPQPGVPESFRVLIKELQSLGMDVKMMSADDEEIEMRDEDEDNIPNATPALEEVQAPVAPVVTEEE, encoded by the coding sequence TTGACTGGTCAACTTGTTCAGTACGGTCGTCACCGTCAGAGAAGAAGCTATGCACGTATCAGCGAAGTATTGGAACTTCCAAACTTAATCGAGATTCAAACGAATTCGTATGAGTGGTTCCTGCGGGAAGGTCTTCGTGAGATGTTTCATGACATTTCGCCGATTTCCGATTTCACAGGGAATCTCGTATTAGAATTCATCGACTACTCGCTCGGAGAGCCGAAGTATTCGATCGATGAATCGAAAGAGCGCGACGTGACCTATTCGGCACCACTACGCGTTAAAGTCCGTCTTCAAAATAAAGAGACGGGTGAATTGAAAGAACAAGAAGTCTTCATGGGTGACTTCCCGCTTATGACGGAGTCGGGAACATTCATCATCAATGGAGCGGAGCGCGTAATCGTTTCGCAGCTTGTTCGTTCGCCAAGTGTTTATTACAACAATAAGTTAGATAAGAACGGTAAGCGTGGATTCTCCGCGACAGTCATCCCAAACCGTGGTGCATGGCTCGAGCTCGAGACAGACGCGAAAGACATCGTTTATGTTCGCATTGATCGCACGCGTAAGATTCCAGTAACGGTTCTTTTACGTGCTCTTGGTTTCGGTACGGATCAGGAAATCATCGATCTTCTCGGTGATGATGAGTACCTCCGGAATTCACTTGAAAAAGATAATACGGAATCAACGGAAAAAGCCCTCATCGAGATTTATGAGCGTCTACGTCCGGGAGAGCCGCCGACAGTCGAAAACGCAAAAGCGTTGCTCGTGTCGCGCTTCTTTGACCCGAAACGTTATGATTTGGCAAACGTTGGTCGTTATAAAATCAATAAAAAGCTTCATCTTAAGAACCGTCTCTTCGGTCAAAAACTCGCGGAAACGCTTGTTGATCCTGAGACAGGTGAAGTCATCGCGGAAGCAGGAACGGTCCTTGATCGTCGTATGCTCGATAAAGTCCTTCCATTCCTCGAAGGATCCGTTGGTTACATCGAAGCGACGCCTACAGGCGGCGTGACGCAGGGTGAGGCTTTCAACTTACAGTCAATCAAGGTGTTCGCACCGGACGATGCTGAAGGTGAACGCATCATCAATATCATCGGTAACGGTAACATCGATCGTGACATCAAGCACATCACGCCTGCTGACATGATTGCTTCCATCAACTACTTCTTTAACTTGTTGCATGAAGTCGGTACGACAGACGATATCGACCACCTCGGTAACCGTCGTCTTCGTTCAGTCGGTGAGCTGCTCCAGAACCAATTCCGGATCGGTCTCTCACGGATGGAACGTGTCGTTAAGGAACGGATGTCGATTCAGGATCAGAATGCGATCACGCCACAGGCATTGATCAACATTCGTCCAGTTATCGCATCGATTAAAGAGTTCTTCGGTAGCTCGCAGTTGTCTCAGTTCATGGACCAAACGAACCCGCTTGCGGAATTGACGCACAAACGTCGTCTTTCAGCACTCGGACCTGGTGGTTTGACACGTGAGCGCGCTGGTTTCGAAGTTCGTGACGTACACTACTCGCACTATTCCCGTATGTGTCCGATCGAAACGCCAGAGGGACCAAACATCGGTTTGATCAACTCGTTGTCTTCGTACGCGAAGGTCAATGAGTACGGCTTCATCGAAGCGCCATATCGTCGTGTCGATCCGGAAACGGGCGTCGTCACGGATGAAATCCACTACATGACTGCTGACGAAGAGGATCTCTACGTCGTCGCACAGGCAAACATGTTGTTGACGGAAGAGAAGACGTTTAAAGATTCACACGTCCTTTCACGTTTCCGTGGACAAAACTTGTCTGTCGAACCAGCACGTGTCGATTACATGGACGTTTCACCGAAGCAGGTTGTATCTGCCGCAACGGCTTGTATCCCGTTCCTTGAGAACGATGACTCGAACCGTGCCCTCATGGGAGCGAACATGCAACGTCAGGCCGTCCCACTTCTGAACCCGGAATCTCCGATTGTCGGTACAGGAATGGAGTACGTGTCTGCGAAAGACTCAGGAGCCGCTGTCGTTGCGAAGCACGCAGGGATCGCTGAGCGTGTCACGGCGCGTGAAATCCTTGTCCGTCGTACGACGGAAGTCGATGGCAACATCGTTGAAGGGGAACTCGACCGTTACAAGATTCAAAAATTCATCCGTTCTAACCAAGGAACGTGTTATAACCAAAAACCAATCATCAAAGCAGGCGACCCAGTCGATAAAGGCGAGATCCTTGCAGATGGTCCATCGATGGACGGTGGGGAACTTGCGCTTGGTCGTAACGTACTCGTCGGTTTCATGACATGGGATGGTTACAACTATGAGGATGCTGTCATCATGAGTGAGCGTCTTGTCAAAGACGACGTCTACACATCGATCCACATCGAAGAATACGAATGTGAGTCGCGTGATACGAAACTCGGACCGGAAGAAATCACACGTGATATTCCGAACGTCGGTGATGATGCCTTGAAAAACCTCGACGATCGCGGAATCATCCGCGTCGGTGCGGAAGTCAAGGACGGCGATATCCTCGTCGGTAAAGTTACGCCGAAGGGTGTAACGGAATTGACAGCGGAAGAACGTCTTCTTCATGCAATCTTCGGTGAAAAAGCACGTGAAGTCCGTGATACATCTCTCCGTGTACCACACGGTGGTGATGGAATCATCCTCGACGTCAAAATCTTCGACCGCGATAATGGGGACGAGCTCTCACCTGGTGTCAACCAGTTGATCCGTGCTTACATCGTTCAGAAGCGTAAGATTCACGAGGGTGACAAAATGGCGGGTCGTCACGGTAACAAAGGTGTTATCTCGCGTATCCTTCCAGAAGAAGACATGCCGTACATGCCAGACGGTACGCCAATTGACATCATGTTGAACCCACTTGGGGTTCCATCACGGATGAACATCGGGCAGTTGCTCGAGCTTCACCTCGGGATGGCAGCACGTCAACTCGGCATCAAAGTCGCATCACCGGTATTCGATGGTGCGCGTGAGGAAGATGTTTGGGCAACGATTGAAGAAGCAGGTATGGATCGCGACGCGAAGACTGTCCTTTATGATGGTCGTTCGGGTGAAGCGTTCGATAACCGCATCTCTGTCGGTGTCATGTATATGATTAAACTTGCTCACATGGTCGATGATAAACTTCACGCACGTTCGACAGGACCATACTCACTCGTTACACAACAACCGCTCGGTGGTAAAGCCCAGTTCGGTGGTCAGCGTTTCGGTGAGATGGAAGTATGGGCACTTGAAGCATACGGCGCAGCCTACACACTCCAAGAGATCCTTACAATCAAGTCGGATGACACGATCGGTCGTGTTAAAGCATACGAAGCAATCGTCAAAGGTGAGAATGTACCACAACCGGGCGTACCGGAATCGTTCCGAGTCCTCATTAAAGAGCTTCAATCACTCGGTATGGACGTCAAGATGATGTCTGCTGATGATGAAGAAATCGAAATGCGCGACGAAGACGAGGACAATATCCCGAACGCGACTCCAGCACTCGAAGAAGTTCAAGCGCCTGTCGCACCAGTTGTTACTGAAGAGGAATAA
- the rpoC gene encoding DNA-directed RNA polymerase subunit beta', whose protein sequence is MVDVNRFEYMQIGLASPEKIRSWSFGEVKKPETINYRTLKPEKDGLFCERIFGPTKDWECYCGKYKRIRYKGIICDRCGVEVTKSKVRRERMGHIELAAPVSHIWYFKGIPSRMGLVLDMSPRALEEIIYFASYVVTDPGESTLEKKQLLSEKEYRAYREKFGRSFTAEMGAEAVRKLLRDVELDKEVAALREELRMIQGQRRTRAIKRLEVLDAFRNSGNNPEWMVLEVLPVIPPELRPMVQLDGGRFATSDLNDLYRRVINRNNRLKRLLDLGAPNIIVQNEKRMLQEAVDALIDNGRRGRPVTGPGNRPLKSLSHMLKGKQGRFRQNLLGKRVDYSGRSVIVVGPNLKMYQCGLPKEMALELFKPFVMKELVSRGIAPNIKSAKRKIERVQPEIWDVLEEVIREHPVLLNRAPTLHRLGIQAFEPTLVEGRAIRLHPLVCTAYNADFDGDQMAVHVPLSAEAQAEARLLMLAAQNILNPKDGKPVVTPSQDMVLGNYYLTLERENAIGEGKIFSTVNEALIAYQNGYAHFHTRVAIPAGVLKNPTFTEEQNEKLLITTVGKLIFNEILPTTFPYLNEPTMTNLQEATPDKYFLEKGTDVAAELKNRPIIDPFKKGFLGNVIAEVFKRFETTETSRMLDRMKNLGFKHSTRAGITVGIADIIVLPDKQEILVEAQDNVDRVMKSYRRGLITEDERYERVVKSWNDAKDEIQSRLMKSLNRLNPIFMMSDSGARGNASNFTQLAGMRGLMAAPSGRIIELPIKSSFREGLTVQEYFISTHGARKGLADTALKTADSGYLTRRLVDVAQDVIIREDDCGTDRGIRVTALREGTEEIESLYDRLVGRTAFENVVHPETGEVLVSTNELIDEDIARVITDAGVDNVEIRTAFTCNTSHGVCKKCYGRNLATGNDVEVGEAVGIIAAQSIGEPGTQLTMRTFHTGGVAGDDITQGLPRIQELFEARNPKGQAVISEIDGQVIDFTESRDKRELTVQGLSETRTYTIPFGSRLRVQLGDEVKAGQVFTEGSIDPKELLNVKGVSGVQNYLLQEVQKVYRMQGVEIGDKHVEVMVRQMIRRVRVIESGETSLLPGSLVDISTFKEACKEALRNGKALASAKPVLLGITKASLETDSFLSAASFQETTRVLTDAAIKGKSDYLRGLKENVIIGKLVPAGTGMSRYRQIDLEVAGEAPVEADSPVE, encoded by the coding sequence TTGGTAGATGTTAATAGATTTGAATATATGCAAATCGGCCTCGCTTCCCCCGAAAAGATCCGTTCATGGTCTTTCGGGGAAGTGAAAAAGCCGGAGACGATCAACTATCGTACACTCAAACCGGAGAAAGACGGTTTGTTCTGTGAACGTATCTTTGGTCCAACAAAAGACTGGGAATGTTACTGTGGTAAATACAAACGGATCCGCTATAAAGGAATCATTTGTGACCGCTGTGGCGTTGAAGTCACGAAGTCGAAAGTCCGTCGTGAGCGCATGGGTCACATCGAGCTCGCAGCACCGGTTTCGCACATCTGGTACTTCAAAGGAATTCCTAGCCGTATGGGACTCGTCCTCGACATGTCACCGCGTGCGTTAGAAGAGATCATCTACTTCGCGTCGTACGTCGTCACAGATCCAGGCGAATCGACACTTGAGAAGAAACAACTCCTTTCAGAGAAAGAATACCGTGCCTATCGTGAGAAGTTCGGTCGTTCGTTCACTGCTGAAATGGGTGCGGAAGCAGTTCGTAAATTGCTCCGTGACGTAGAACTCGATAAAGAAGTCGCTGCATTACGTGAAGAGCTTCGTATGATTCAAGGACAACGTCGTACGCGTGCGATCAAACGCCTTGAAGTCCTCGATGCGTTCCGTAACTCAGGCAACAATCCAGAATGGATGGTGCTTGAAGTACTTCCAGTCATCCCACCGGAACTTCGTCCGATGGTTCAACTCGATGGCGGACGTTTCGCAACGTCTGACTTGAACGACTTGTACCGCCGCGTCATCAACCGTAACAACCGTCTCAAGCGTCTTCTTGACCTTGGCGCTCCGAACATCATCGTTCAGAATGAAAAACGGATGCTTCAAGAAGCAGTCGATGCTTTGATCGATAACGGTCGTCGTGGTCGTCCAGTCACTGGACCAGGTAACCGTCCACTTAAATCACTTTCACACATGTTGAAAGGGAAACAAGGACGTTTCCGTCAAAACTTGCTCGGTAAACGTGTCGACTACTCTGGTCGTTCGGTTATCGTCGTTGGTCCAAACCTGAAGATGTATCAATGTGGTCTTCCAAAAGAAATGGCCCTTGAGCTCTTCAAACCGTTCGTCATGAAAGAACTCGTCTCTCGTGGCATCGCACCGAACATTAAGAGTGCGAAACGGAAAATCGAGCGCGTTCAACCTGAAATCTGGGATGTCCTCGAAGAAGTCATCCGTGAGCATCCGGTTCTCTTGAACCGTGCACCGACACTTCACCGTCTCGGTATCCAGGCATTCGAACCAACGCTCGTCGAAGGACGCGCGATTCGCCTTCACCCACTCGTATGTACGGCGTACAACGCCGATTTCGATGGTGACCAAATGGCGGTTCACGTACCACTTTCAGCAGAAGCACAAGCAGAAGCACGTCTTCTCATGCTCGCTGCACAAAACATCTTGAACCCGAAAGACGGTAAACCTGTTGTTACACCATCGCAGGATATGGTCCTCGGTAACTACTACCTCACGCTCGAGCGCGAAAACGCGATCGGCGAAGGTAAAATCTTCTCGACAGTGAATGAAGCGCTCATCGCTTACCAAAATGGTTATGCGCACTTCCATACACGTGTTGCGATTCCAGCCGGCGTTCTCAAGAACCCGACATTCACGGAAGAGCAAAACGAGAAATTATTGATTACAACAGTCGGTAAGTTGATCTTCAACGAGATCCTCCCAACGACGTTCCCTTACTTGAACGAACCAACGATGACGAACCTTCAAGAAGCGACGCCGGACAAGTACTTCCTTGAAAAAGGAACAGATGTCGCGGCAGAACTGAAGAACCGTCCGATCATCGACCCATTCAAAAAAGGATTCCTTGGAAATGTCATCGCGGAAGTCTTCAAACGGTTTGAGACGACAGAAACAAGCCGCATGCTCGACCGCATGAAAAACCTCGGATTCAAACACTCGACTCGTGCCGGTATCACGGTAGGGATCGCGGACATCATCGTTCTTCCAGATAAACAAGAAATTCTTGTTGAAGCGCAGGACAATGTCGACCGCGTCATGAAATCGTACCGTCGTGGTCTCATCACAGAAGACGAGCGCTATGAGCGCGTCGTTAAATCGTGGAATGATGCGAAGGATGAAATTCAGTCTCGTCTGATGAAATCCCTCAACCGTCTCAACCCGATCTTCATGATGAGTGACTCCGGTGCCCGTGGTAACGCGTCGAACTTCACGCAGCTCGCTGGTATGCGTGGACTCATGGCCGCTCCAAGTGGACGGATCATCGAGCTCCCGATCAAATCATCGTTCCGTGAGGGTCTAACGGTACAGGAATACTTCATCTCGACACACGGTGCACGTAAAGGTCTTGCCGATACAGCCTTGAAAACGGCTGACTCGGGTTACCTGACTCGTCGTCTCGTTGACGTTGCTCAAGACGTCATCATCCGTGAAGATGATTGTGGAACGGATCGTGGTATCCGCGTCACAGCACTCCGTGAAGGAACGGAAGAAATCGAAAGCCTCTACGACCGCCTCGTCGGCCGTACGGCATTCGAAAACGTCGTTCACCCTGAAACAGGAGAAGTCCTCGTTTCAACGAACGAACTCATCGATGAAGACATCGCGCGTGTCATCACTGACGCTGGTGTCGATAACGTTGAGATCCGTACTGCCTTCACATGTAACACAAGCCATGGTGTCTGTAAGAAATGTTACGGACGCAACTTGGCAACAGGCAACGACGTCGAAGTCGGCGAAGCTGTCGGTATCATCGCGGCACAATCAATCGGTGAGCCAGGAACGCAGCTTACGATGCGTACCTTCCACACAGGTGGGGTTGCCGGAGACGATATCACACAAGGTCTTCCGCGTATCCAAGAGTTGTTCGAAGCGCGTAACCCGAAAGGTCAAGCGGTCATCTCGGAAATCGATGGTCAAGTCATCGACTTCACGGAATCGCGTGACAAACGTGAATTGACGGTCCAAGGACTCAGCGAAACACGCACATACACGATCCCATTCGGTTCGCGTCTACGTGTTCAGCTCGGGGACGAGGTCAAAGCTGGTCAAGTCTTCACGGAAGGTTCGATCGATCCGAAAGAACTCTTGAACGTTAAAGGTGTATCCGGCGTTCAGAACTACTTGCTTCAAGAAGTTCAAAAAGTATACCGGATGCAAGGGGTTGAGATCGGTGACAAACACGTCGAGGTCATGGTTCGCCAAATGATCCGTCGCGTACGTGTCATCGAGTCTGGTGAGACTTCACTCTTACCAGGTTCGCTCGTCGATATCAGCACGTTCAAGGAAGCTTGTAAAGAAGCGCTCCGTAACGGGAAAGCTCTCGCTTCGGCGAAACCAGTTCTTCTCGGTATCACGAAAGCGTCACTTGAAACAGATTCATTCCTATCGGCTGCGTCGTTCCAAGAAACGACTCGTGTCCTTACGGATGCAGCGATTAAAGGGAAGAGCGACTACCTTCGCGGCTTGAAAGAGAACGTCATCATCGGTAAGTTGGTTCCAGCTGGTACTGGGATGTCACGTTACCGTCAGATCGATCTCGAAGTAGCTGGCGAAGCACCTGTAGAAGCCGATTCTCCGGTAGAATAA
- a CDS encoding ribosomal L7Ae/L30e/S12e/Gadd45 family protein, whose amino-acid sequence MSYKKVVGADLKFVGQKQTLKALRSGKASEVIIADDADEHVKQALLDAAKQANVPVVNVPSKQELGKACGIDVAATAVAIKKV is encoded by the coding sequence ATGTCTTACAAAAAAGTAGTCGGCGCAGATTTGAAGTTTGTCGGTCAAAAGCAAACGCTCAAAGCATTGCGATCTGGCAAGGCGTCGGAAGTGATCATTGCGGATGACGCAGATGAACACGTAAAACAAGCATTGCTCGATGCGGCGAAACAAGCAAACGTTCCAGTCGTGAATGTTCCTTCTAAGCAAGAGCTTGGAAAAGCTTGTGGAATCGATGTCGCAGCAACCGCTGTTGCCATTAAGAAAGTTTGA